From Micrococcus porci, one genomic window encodes:
- a CDS encoding polyphenol oxidase family protein, with the protein MAHVAWTSAEAGSLAFHILGAEQEQARADVVAARHRVEDAMGVPRGSVFYLEQVHSVDVVTAGPGWEEGFAPTADASVSPDGHTPLAVMVADCLPVVFVDGLTGATAVAHAGRRGLLDGVLENTVDALLALRPEGSAGAFGLKAWIGPGISGESYEVPQAMQDEAVARIPELEATTSWGTPALALASGAQAVLRARGVAVERIALDTFTDERVFSHRRAPGRGRFAGLVWTTPADVDQDHDAGDARG; encoded by the coding sequence GTGGCGCACGTCGCCTGGACCTCCGCCGAGGCCGGCAGCCTCGCGTTCCACATCCTCGGCGCGGAGCAGGAGCAGGCCCGGGCGGACGTCGTCGCGGCCCGCCATCGCGTGGAGGACGCCATGGGTGTGCCGCGCGGATCCGTCTTCTACCTGGAGCAGGTCCACTCGGTGGACGTCGTCACCGCCGGACCCGGCTGGGAGGAGGGCTTCGCGCCCACCGCGGACGCCTCGGTGAGCCCGGACGGCCACACGCCGCTGGCCGTCATGGTCGCCGACTGCCTGCCGGTCGTGTTCGTGGACGGCCTCACGGGGGCGACCGCCGTGGCCCACGCCGGTCGGCGCGGCCTGCTGGACGGGGTCCTGGAGAACACGGTGGACGCCCTGCTCGCGCTGCGCCCCGAGGGCTCCGCGGGGGCCTTCGGCCTCAAGGCGTGGATCGGCCCGGGCATCTCGGGGGAGTCCTACGAGGTCCCGCAGGCCATGCAGGACGAGGCTGTCGCCCGCATCCCCGAGCTGGAGGCGACCACGAGCTGGGGCACGCCGGCCCTGGCCCTGGCCTCGGGCGCCCAGGCGGTCCTGCGGGCGCGGGGCGTGGCCGTCGAGCGCATCGCCCTGGACACCTTCACGGACGAGCGGGTGTTCTCCCATCGGCGTGCGCCGGGTCGGGGCCGGTTCGCCGGGCTCGTCTGGACGACCCCGGCCGACGTCGACCAGGACCACGACGCGGGCGACGCCCGTGGCTGA